One segment of Agrococcus sp. ProA11 DNA contains the following:
- a CDS encoding serine/threonine-protein kinase: protein MARRLPSAPPVLPGFSHLHVLGTGGYADVFLYEQALPRRPVAVKVLLAELVDEEVRSAFRSEVNLMGRLSSHPGILTVYSASVASDGRPYLVMELASPDLGERFRTEPLAPEAALRIAIRIGAAIETAHRAGVLHRDIKPANILTTSFGHPVLSDFGIAGLQHDASEAAGVSVPWAAPEVLRGETGGTVATEVWSLAATLFSLIAGRSPAEQPGRTNSHDALSARIIAHDLLPSRSIPQPLRAVLDKALSAKPGDRYESVQAMLVALQAAQRELGFAETPIEVEIDAWAAAPAPEPTPKTDPDALRLRQRRSRRSPGITGSRVDISQSTGRRQPQKPKRIAVGVGVGVASVVVLGIVAVAAMALSSVSQQIPVVTEIAAVPESGRVVFTWTDPGLIDTDTYHVRVPSTGDALIQGGRDFTLTGAPDERLCITVAVNRDGSTGEPTEACAEPLP from the coding sequence ATGGCCAGGCGGCTCCCCTCCGCGCCGCCGGTGCTGCCCGGCTTCTCGCATCTCCACGTGCTCGGCACGGGCGGGTACGCCGATGTCTTCCTGTACGAGCAGGCGCTGCCACGGCGGCCCGTCGCCGTGAAGGTGCTGCTCGCCGAGCTCGTCGATGAGGAGGTGCGCAGCGCGTTCCGCTCGGAGGTCAACCTCATGGGCCGCCTCTCCTCGCACCCGGGCATCCTGACGGTCTACAGCGCTTCCGTCGCGAGCGACGGCCGCCCCTACCTGGTGATGGAGCTTGCGAGCCCCGATCTCGGCGAACGGTTCCGCACCGAGCCGCTCGCGCCCGAGGCGGCGCTGCGCATCGCCATCCGCATCGGCGCCGCCATCGAGACCGCCCACCGCGCCGGCGTGCTGCACCGCGACATCAAGCCCGCGAACATCCTGACCACCTCGTTCGGGCATCCGGTGCTGAGCGACTTCGGCATCGCGGGCCTCCAGCACGACGCCTCCGAAGCCGCGGGGGTCTCGGTGCCGTGGGCTGCGCCGGAGGTGCTGCGCGGCGAGACCGGCGGCACGGTCGCCACCGAGGTGTGGTCGCTGGCGGCGACCCTCTTCTCGCTCATCGCCGGCCGCAGCCCCGCCGAGCAGCCGGGGAGGACGAACAGCCACGACGCGCTCAGCGCTCGGATCATCGCCCACGACCTGCTGCCCTCGCGCAGCATCCCGCAGCCGCTGCGGGCGGTGCTCGACAAGGCGCTTTCCGCGAAGCCGGGCGACCGCTACGAGTCGGTGCAGGCGATGCTGGTGGCCCTGCAGGCCGCGCAGCGCGAGCTCGGGTTCGCCGAGACGCCGATCGAGGTCGAGATCGATGCGTGGGCCGCGGCCCCCGCGCCGGAGCCGACGCCGAAGACCGATCCGGATGCGCTCCGGCTGCGGCAGCGCCGCTCGCGGCGGTCCCCGGGCATCACCGGCAGCCGCGTGGACATCTCGCAGTCGACCGGCCGTCGGCAGCCGCAGAAGCCGAAGCGCATCGCGGTGGGCGTGGGCGTCGGCGTCGCGAGCGTCGTCGTGCTCGGCATCGTCGCGGTGGCGGCGATGGCGCTCTCGAGCGTCTCCCAGCAGATCCCGGTCGTCACCGAGATCGCGGCGGTGCCCGAGTCGGGCAGGGTCGTCTTCACCTGGACGGATCCAGGGCTCATCGACACCGACACCTATCACGTTCGCGTGCCCTCCACCGGGGATGCGCTCATCCAGGGCGGGCGCGACTTCACGCTCACGGGTGCCCCGGATGAACGGCTCTGCATCACGGTCGCGGTGAACCGCGACGGCTCCACGGGGGAGCCCACCGAGGCCTGCGCGGAGCCGCTGCCGTGA
- a CDS encoding protein phosphatase 2C domain-containing protein: protein MTHIGAATGEYATQGPEGTRFAVRWAGMTDTGFRRQHNEDSLVTQPPIFAVADGMGGHSHGDLASRSVAEHLGELQGMDAVEPIDVVDALRQATDEIEKLGDGEGAAGTTVTGCAFALHDGAPHFAVFNVGDSRTYAMLGERLTRITIDHSVVQELIDAGLLTEEEAETHPEANVVTRGVGAGIDPVPDYFLLPIMPQLRLLVCSDGLTKEVRDVDIERLLWEHENPADAASALVAAALDNGGRDNVTVIVVDVTKAPTVDDVDRTVPRTTLRDEETRRS, encoded by the coding sequence GTGACCCATATCGGAGCGGCGACCGGCGAGTACGCCACACAGGGGCCTGAAGGCACTCGGTTCGCCGTGCGCTGGGCAGGCATGACCGACACAGGCTTCCGCCGTCAGCACAACGAGGACTCCCTCGTGACGCAGCCGCCGATCTTCGCGGTCGCCGACGGCATGGGCGGGCACTCGCACGGCGACCTCGCGAGCCGGTCGGTCGCGGAGCACCTCGGCGAGCTGCAGGGCATGGACGCGGTCGAGCCGATCGACGTCGTCGACGCGCTCCGCCAGGCGACCGACGAGATCGAGAAGCTGGGCGACGGCGAGGGCGCGGCGGGCACGACCGTCACCGGCTGCGCGTTCGCGCTGCACGACGGCGCACCGCACTTCGCGGTGTTCAACGTCGGCGACTCGCGCACGTACGCGATGCTCGGCGAGCGTCTGACGCGCATCACGATCGACCACTCGGTGGTGCAGGAGCTGATCGACGCCGGTCTGCTCACCGAGGAGGAGGCGGAGACGCACCCGGAGGCGAACGTGGTCACGCGCGGCGTCGGCGCCGGCATCGATCCGGTGCCCGACTACTTCCTGCTGCCGATCATGCCGCAGCTGCGCCTGCTCGTGTGCTCCGACGGCCTCACCAAGGAGGTGCGCGACGTCGACATCGAGCGGCTGCTGTGGGAGCACGAGAACCCGGCAGACGCCGCGAGCGCGCTCGTCGCCGCTGCGCTCGACAACGGGGGTCGCGACAACGTGACCGTCATCGTCGTCGACGTCACGAAGGCTCCCACGGTCGACGACGTCGACCGCACGGTGCCGCGCACGACGCTGCGCGACGAGGAGACCAGGCGGTCCTGA
- a CDS encoding FAD/NAD(P)-binding oxidoreductase, with protein sequence MTSEHVHDVLVVGGGNGGLSAAAHLLRRGSEDVGLIEPAERHVYKPLQHYVGTGLADFDALSRPQASLIPDGVVWHRTAAVSVDPVRRVVRCADGSEVRGRDILLAPGARIDWDRLPGAAEALAAGTAITTFVEDGLADAHAKIEAMTSGRAVFHVHEQPASGQETAFKPLFIACDMWQAGGVLDRIHVVLVHEGARLHAVEPIEREIRRHLDAYGVDVRLDTRIERIDGGAVALAGPDGTTVEHADFVALHPPYAAPQLIADSGLDGERTGGFIAIDPETLRHREHPRIWAVGDGADLGSGRTGGALREQVKIAVENIRRARGGLPLQRYDGYTVAPIATSRRSLSFGEYDRALRVRHSLPVPDQIRSTPLWHVLDRYALPRAYWHRILQGKL encoded by the coding sequence ATGACGAGCGAACACGTGCACGATGTCCTGGTGGTCGGCGGCGGCAACGGGGGGCTGTCGGCAGCGGCGCACCTGCTGCGCAGGGGAAGCGAGGACGTCGGCCTGATCGAGCCGGCCGAGCGGCACGTCTACAAGCCGCTGCAGCACTACGTCGGCACCGGCCTCGCCGACTTCGATGCGCTGTCGAGGCCGCAGGCCTCGCTGATCCCGGACGGGGTGGTGTGGCATCGCACCGCGGCGGTGTCGGTCGATCCGGTGCGTCGCGTCGTGCGCTGCGCCGATGGCAGCGAGGTGCGCGGGCGAGACATCCTGCTCGCGCCTGGCGCGCGCATCGACTGGGATCGACTGCCGGGCGCGGCCGAGGCCCTCGCCGCGGGCACGGCCATCACGACCTTCGTCGAGGACGGACTCGCGGACGCCCACGCGAAGATCGAGGCCATGACGAGCGGTCGCGCCGTGTTCCACGTGCATGAGCAGCCGGCGTCGGGGCAGGAGACCGCGTTCAAGCCGCTCTTCATCGCGTGCGACATGTGGCAGGCCGGGGGGGTGCTCGACCGCATCCACGTCGTGCTGGTCCATGAGGGCGCGCGGCTGCATGCCGTCGAGCCGATCGAGCGGGAGATCCGCCGGCACCTCGATGCCTACGGCGTCGACGTGCGCCTCGACACGCGCATCGAGCGCATCGATGGCGGTGCGGTCGCGCTCGCTGGGCCGGACGGCACCACCGTCGAGCATGCCGACTTCGTCGCGCTGCACCCGCCGTACGCCGCCCCGCAGCTGATCGCCGACTCCGGACTCGACGGCGAGCGCACCGGGGGCTTCATCGCGATCGATCCCGAGACGCTCCGCCACAGGGAGCACCCGCGCATCTGGGCCGTCGGCGACGGCGCCGACCTCGGATCCGGCCGCACGGGGGGAGCCCTGCGCGAGCAGGTGAAGATCGCCGTCGAGAACATCCGCCGCGCTCGCGGAGGACTGCCGCTGCAGCGCTACGACGGGTACACCGTCGCACCCATCGCGACCTCCAGGCGCAGCCTGTCGTTCGGCGAGTACGACCGGGCACTGCGCGTGCGGCACAGCCTGCCGGTGCCCGATCAGATCAGGTCGACGCCGCTGTGGCACGTGCTCGACCGCTACGCGCTGCCGCGTGCGTACTGGCATCGCATCCTGCAGGGGAAGCTCTAG
- a CDS encoding heavy metal translocating P-type ATPase, with amino-acid sequence MSDTNRSAFRHADHGRGDSDAHTDHGDHGDHGDHGDHSNHTDHSGHGDHSDHVAIFRRLFWWMLALTVPTVLLSGMFASIVGYSLPDWSWLPWISPVLGTVIYVVGGRPFLTGAVDELRARKPGMMLLIGLAITVAFVASWASSLGFADHELEFWWELALLVTIMLFGHWIEMRSLAQTSSALDSLAALLPDEAERVVDGGIERVSPDDLRLDDVVIVRPGARVPADGVIVDGSASFDESMITGESRPSARGVGDRVVAGTVATDSGVRVRVDAVGDDTALAGIRKLVADAQASSSRAQRLADRAAGWLFWFALGAGIITAIVWTVVGMPDAAVVRAVTVLVIACPHALGLAIPLVVSIATERAARGGVLVADRLALETMRQVEIVLFDKTGTLTAGEPAVIELIAVDGDSDRLLRLAAAAESPSEHPLARAITRAAEQAQLPVADADDFTSSPAVGVTATVDGHRVRVGGPHMLDEERASELPEVEAWRAEGAIILHVVVDGEVAGALRLADEIRAESRQAVDALHALGIEVGMITGDAEAVAQSVAKELGIDRVSAGVRPEHKEREVAQLQEAGRTVAFVGDGVNDAPALARADVGLAIGAGTDVAIASADVILASSDPRSVLSVVQLSRASAKKMVQNLWWAAGYNLISVPLAAGILAPIGFVLPMSVGALLMSASTVVVALNAQLLRRLDLDPARSAASVLADR; translated from the coding sequence ATGAGCGACACCAACCGATCCGCGTTCCGGCACGCCGACCACGGGCGCGGCGACAGCGACGCGCACACCGACCACGGCGATCACGGCGATCACGGCGATCACGGCGATCACAGCAATCACACCGACCACAGCGGACACGGCGACCACAGCGACCACGTCGCCATCTTCCGGCGCCTGTTCTGGTGGATGCTGGCGCTCACGGTGCCGACCGTGCTGCTCAGCGGCATGTTCGCCTCGATCGTCGGCTACAGCCTGCCCGATTGGTCGTGGCTGCCGTGGATCTCGCCCGTGCTCGGCACCGTCATCTACGTCGTCGGCGGGCGGCCCTTCCTGACCGGTGCCGTCGACGAGCTCAGGGCCCGGAAGCCCGGGATGATGCTCCTCATCGGGCTCGCGATCACGGTCGCGTTCGTCGCGTCCTGGGCCTCGTCGCTCGGCTTCGCCGACCACGAGCTCGAGTTCTGGTGGGAGCTGGCACTGCTCGTCACGATCATGCTCTTCGGTCACTGGATCGAGATGCGCTCGCTCGCCCAGACCTCCTCCGCGCTCGACTCGCTGGCCGCGCTGCTGCCCGATGAGGCCGAGCGCGTCGTCGATGGCGGCATCGAGCGGGTCTCGCCCGATGATCTGCGCCTGGACGACGTGGTCATCGTGCGCCCCGGCGCGCGAGTGCCAGCGGACGGGGTGATCGTGGACGGCTCGGCGAGCTTCGACGAGTCGATGATCACCGGCGAGTCGCGGCCCAGCGCGCGCGGCGTCGGCGATCGGGTCGTGGCGGGCACCGTCGCGACCGACTCCGGCGTGCGCGTGCGCGTCGACGCGGTCGGCGACGACACCGCGCTCGCGGGCATCCGCAAGCTCGTCGCCGACGCGCAGGCCTCCAGCTCCCGCGCGCAGCGGCTCGCGGACCGCGCCGCGGGCTGGCTCTTCTGGTTCGCGCTGGGCGCCGGCATCATCACGGCGATCGTCTGGACGGTGGTCGGCATGCCCGACGCCGCCGTCGTGCGAGCCGTCACCGTGCTCGTGATCGCCTGCCCCCACGCCCTCGGTCTCGCCATCCCACTCGTCGTGTCGATCGCGACCGAGCGCGCCGCCCGCGGGGGTGTCCTCGTCGCCGACCGGCTCGCGCTCGAGACCATGCGGCAGGTGGAGATCGTGCTGTTCGACAAGACCGGCACGCTGACGGCAGGAGAGCCCGCGGTGATCGAGCTGATCGCCGTCGACGGCGACTCCGACCGCCTCCTCCGGCTCGCCGCAGCCGCCGAGTCGCCGAGCGAGCACCCGCTGGCCAGGGCGATCACGCGCGCGGCAGAGCAGGCGCAGCTGCCGGTGGCCGATGCCGACGACTTCACCTCCTCCCCCGCCGTCGGCGTCACCGCCACGGTCGATGGCCACCGCGTGCGCGTCGGCGGCCCCCACATGCTCGACGAGGAGCGCGCGAGCGAGCTGCCGGAGGTCGAGGCATGGAGGGCGGAGGGCGCGATCATCCTGCACGTCGTCGTCGACGGCGAGGTCGCGGGGGCGCTGCGCCTGGCCGACGAGATCCGAGCGGAGTCGCGACAGGCGGTCGATGCGCTCCACGCGCTGGGCATCGAGGTCGGCATGATCACCGGCGATGCCGAGGCGGTGGCGCAGTCGGTCGCCAAGGAGCTCGGGATCGATCGCGTCTCGGCCGGCGTGCGACCGGAGCACAAGGAGCGCGAGGTCGCGCAGCTGCAGGAGGCCGGCCGCACGGTGGCGTTCGTGGGAGACGGCGTGAACGATGCGCCGGCACTCGCTCGCGCCGACGTGGGCCTCGCCATCGGCGCGGGCACGGATGTCGCGATCGCGTCGGCCGACGTGATCCTCGCAAGCTCCGACCCGCGCAGCGTGCTGTCGGTCGTGCAGCTGTCGCGGGCCAGCGCCAAGAAGATGGTGCAGAACCTCTGGTGGGCCGCCGGCTACAACCTGATCTCCGTGCCCCTCGCCGCCGGCATCCTGGCGCCGATCGGGTTCGTGCTGCCGATGTCGGTGGGCGCGCTGCTCATGTCGGCGTCGACCGTGGTGGTGGCGCTCAACGCGCAGCTGCTGCGTCGCCTCGACCTCGATCCCGCGCGCTCGGCAGCGTCGGTGCTCGCAGATCGCTAG
- a CDS encoding gamma-glutamyltransferase, with translation MRTRPELTGSFGAVASTHWLASSSGMAVLERGGNAADAAAAAGFVLHVVEPHLNGPGGDLPLIVRVPGAEPRVLCGQGVTPAAATIERMRAEAVEHIPGTGLLSAVVPGAVPAWLTLLREHGTWAPADVLSFAIELADRGHRVLPRVARTIAGRADYFREHWPASAQLWADPAPADWAMIRNPALAETYRRLADAGRGKDREAACDAAIAAWSEGFVAEAIDRHSRAATMDSSGDAHAGLLTGDDLATWRPTWEDTLALPWRGTTVHKVGAWSQGPALLAQLGMLEPLLPETADAFDADLVHLATEAAKLAFADRDAWFGDGADLSRLLAPDYLAERRALIGAEASLELRPGALRGEPRMPRVQTADEAETPDGAGEPTRGDTCHIDVVDRDGMVISATPSGGWLQSSPAIAELGFCLGTRAQMLWLEPGLPTSLAPGIRPRTTLSPTMLVDDDGAVAALGTPGGDQQDQWQLSMLLGMRVLGLTPQAAIDAPAWHITHLVSSFEPRVWEPGGLHVESRLGDATIAELRRRGHDVTDAGPWSLGRLSFASFDADGTIRAAANPRGEQGYAVVR, from the coding sequence ATGCGCACTCGCCCAGAGCTCACCGGTTCCTTCGGCGCCGTCGCCTCCACCCACTGGCTCGCGTCGTCGAGCGGCATGGCGGTGCTGGAGCGCGGCGGCAACGCCGCCGACGCGGCGGCTGCGGCGGGCTTCGTGCTGCACGTGGTCGAGCCGCACCTCAACGGCCCCGGCGGCGACCTGCCGCTCATCGTGCGCGTCCCCGGGGCCGAGCCGCGGGTGCTGTGCGGCCAGGGCGTGACCCCGGCGGCCGCGACGATCGAGCGGATGCGCGCCGAGGCCGTCGAGCACATCCCCGGCACCGGTCTCCTCTCCGCCGTCGTGCCGGGTGCGGTGCCCGCGTGGCTCACGCTGCTGCGTGAGCACGGCACCTGGGCTCCGGCCGACGTGCTGTCGTTCGCCATCGAGCTCGCCGACCGCGGCCATCGGGTGCTGCCGCGCGTCGCACGCACGATCGCGGGCCGCGCCGACTACTTCCGCGAGCACTGGCCGGCTTCCGCACAGCTTTGGGCAGACCCCGCGCCTGCCGACTGGGCGATGATCCGCAACCCCGCGCTCGCCGAGACCTACCGCCGGCTGGCCGACGCCGGTCGCGGCAAGGACCGCGAGGCCGCGTGCGATGCGGCGATCGCCGCCTGGAGCGAGGGCTTCGTCGCCGAGGCGATCGACCGCCACAGCCGCGCCGCCACCATGGACTCCTCCGGCGACGCGCACGCGGGACTGCTGACCGGCGACGACCTCGCCACCTGGCGTCCGACCTGGGAGGACACGCTCGCGCTGCCCTGGCGCGGCACGACCGTGCACAAGGTGGGTGCGTGGTCACAGGGCCCGGCGCTCCTCGCACAGCTCGGCATGCTCGAGCCGCTGCTGCCCGAGACGGCGGATGCGTTCGATGCCGACCTCGTGCACCTCGCGACCGAGGCGGCGAAGCTCGCGTTCGCCGATCGCGACGCGTGGTTCGGCGACGGTGCTGACCTGTCGCGGCTGCTCGCGCCCGACTACCTCGCCGAGCGGCGAGCGCTCATCGGCGCGGAGGCGTCGCTCGAGCTGCGGCCCGGCGCGCTGCGCGGCGAGCCGCGGATGCCGCGGGTGCAGACCGCGGATGAGGCGGAGACACCCGACGGCGCGGGCGAGCCGACGCGCGGCGACACATGCCACATCGACGTCGTGGATCGCGACGGCATGGTCATCTCGGCGACGCCGTCGGGCGGATGGCTGCAGTCGAGCCCCGCGATCGCCGAGCTCGGCTTCTGCCTGGGCACGCGGGCGCAGATGCTGTGGCTGGAACCGGGTCTGCCCACGAGCCTGGCTCCCGGCATCCGCCCGCGCACCACGCTGTCGCCGACGATGCTCGTCGACGATGACGGCGCGGTCGCGGCGCTCGGCACTCCCGGCGGCGACCAGCAGGATCAGTGGCAGCTCTCGATGCTGCTGGGGATGCGCGTGCTCGGCCTCACCCCGCAGGCGGCGATCGACGCGCCCGCCTGGCACATCACGCATCTCGTCTCGTCGTTCGAGCCGCGGGTGTGGGAGCCGGGCGGCCTGCACGTCGAGTCGCGGCTCGGCGACGCGACGATCGCCGAGCTGCGCCGTCGCGGGCATGACGTGACCGATGCCGGGCCCTGGTCGCTCGGTCGCCTGTCGTTCGCCTCCTTCGACGCCGACGGCACGATCCGGGCGGCGGCCAATCCGCGGGGCGAGCAGGGCTACGCGGTCGTGCGCTAG
- a CDS encoding LCP family protein yields MTRHARTARWASLTLVAALALTGCGPDRQPQPTSSTTPSAVAPTPTPTPTPTPSPTSAAPADPLPEGAVTALLLGTDSRTPGSMTGQADAIMLAQISADRESLSLVSITRDSWVPLAGGLGSGKINSAFARGGTSVMVETVSAMFGGLDIDYVVQSDFEGFIALTRALDGFDAENQHPTRVTVNSTGRVVDFTADPVHLAGTDGLIYVRQRKGLPQGDLDRTERQRSAVIGMLERIDEIATADPAELMTVFGHFAARLKITGGLSIDDMLALSDLSSTLERDDVVSLMAPITGFGTIGGQSVNTVDQSQTAALGDALRQGDIQPYVDRYGTGY; encoded by the coding sequence ATGACCCGGCACGCGCGCACGGCACGATGGGCATCCCTGACCCTCGTCGCCGCCCTCGCCCTCACGGGCTGCGGTCCGGATCGCCAGCCGCAGCCGACGTCGTCGACCACACCGAGCGCGGTCGCCCCCACGCCGACGCCGACTCCGACGCCGACTCCCTCTCCGACGTCGGCAGCGCCCGCCGACCCGCTGCCAGAGGGCGCCGTCACCGCACTGCTGCTGGGCACCGACTCCCGCACCCCGGGCAGCATGACCGGCCAGGCCGACGCGATCATGCTCGCCCAGATCTCTGCAGACCGCGAGTCGCTCTCGCTCGTGTCGATCACGCGCGATTCCTGGGTGCCGCTCGCCGGCGGCCTCGGCTCCGGCAAGATCAACTCCGCGTTCGCCCGCGGTGGCACGTCGGTGATGGTGGAGACGGTCTCGGCCATGTTCGGCGGGCTCGACATCGACTACGTGGTGCAGTCGGACTTCGAGGGGTTCATCGCCCTCACGCGCGCGCTCGACGGCTTCGACGCCGAGAACCAGCACCCCACGCGGGTGACGGTCAACAGCACCGGCCGGGTGGTCGACTTCACGGCGGACCCCGTGCACCTCGCGGGCACCGACGGCCTCATCTACGTGCGGCAGCGCAAGGGGTTGCCGCAGGGCGACCTCGACCGCACCGAGCGGCAGCGATCCGCCGTGATCGGGATGCTCGAGCGCATCGACGAGATCGCGACCGCGGATCCCGCGGAGCTCATGACCGTCTTCGGCCACTTCGCCGCCCGCCTCAAGATCACCGGCGGCCTGTCGATCGACGACATGCTCGCGCTCAGCGACCTGAGCAGCACTCTCGAGCGCGACGACGTCGTCAGCCTGATGGCGCCGATCACCGGCTTCGGCACGATCGGCGGACAATCGGTCAACACCGTCGATCAGTCCCAGACCGCTGCGCTCGGCGACGCCCTGCGGCAGGGCGACATCCAGCCCTACGTCGACCGGTACGGCACCGGCTACTGA
- a CDS encoding aldo/keto reductase, producing MTRTLGSSRIEVSPIGLGCNNFGRRGTRTEDQSGTDAVIHAAIDHGITLFDTADIYGNPATTSEALMGVTLAKAGSAARDKLVIATKWGHQQFAIEGTEEWGAKGARGYIRNAVEASLRRLQTDRIDLYQMHTPDPETPIEETVRALDELVDEGKILAYGHSNFTPEQIAAAAAVETPNGFVSAQDEYSLVARDVEREVLPAVLETGIGFLPYFPLANGLLSGKYSGGTGPADGRLTALKPQLLEGVDWARIDRYERIARDAGRSMLETTFQWLLAQPAVTSVIAGATSPEQIAQNAAAGNGSLDDATVEEISELFS from the coding sequence ATGACGCGCACACTCGGATCCAGCCGCATCGAGGTCTCTCCCATCGGCCTCGGATGCAACAACTTCGGCCGAAGGGGCACGCGGACCGAGGACCAGTCGGGCACCGACGCGGTCATCCACGCGGCCATCGATCACGGCATCACGCTGTTCGACACCGCAGACATCTACGGCAACCCGGCGACGACCTCGGAGGCGCTCATGGGCGTCACCCTCGCGAAGGCCGGCAGCGCTGCCCGCGACAAGCTGGTGATCGCGACCAAGTGGGGACACCAGCAGTTCGCGATCGAGGGCACCGAGGAGTGGGGCGCGAAGGGCGCCCGAGGCTACATCCGCAACGCCGTCGAAGCATCGCTGCGCCGCCTCCAGACCGATCGCATCGACCTCTACCAGATGCACACGCCTGACCCCGAGACGCCGATCGAGGAGACCGTTCGCGCCCTCGATGAGCTCGTCGACGAGGGCAAGATCCTCGCCTACGGCCACTCCAACTTCACGCCCGAGCAGATCGCCGCGGCAGCGGCGGTCGAGACGCCCAACGGCTTCGTCTCGGCTCAGGACGAGTACTCGCTCGTCGCCCGCGACGTCGAGCGCGAGGTGCTCCCGGCGGTGCTCGAGACCGGCATCGGCTTCCTGCCCTACTTCCCGCTCGCCAACGGCCTGCTCTCGGGCAAGTACTCCGGCGGCACGGGCCCGGCCGACGGGCGCCTGACGGCGCTCAAGCCGCAGCTGCTCGAGGGCGTGGACTGGGCGCGCATCGACCGCTACGAGCGGATCGCTCGCGATGCCGGCCGCTCGATGCTCGAGACCACATTCCAGTGGCTGCTCGCGCAGCCCGCCGTCACGAGCGTCATCGCCGGAGCCACGAGCCCCGAGCAGATCGCGCAAAACGCGGCCGCCGGCAACGGCTCGCTCGATGACGCGACCGTGGAAGAGATCAGCGAGCTCTTCTCCTAG
- a CDS encoding carbohydrate-binding domain-containing protein — protein sequence MNAGDQTTTNTHIQTQTQTQTQTQENTMETNAFRRPARTRIRRLAPVMAIVAGGVLLAGCTAAGTGLVQAASETGSSGATSSTASAAVSTTLEELASANQDGTVVREDEWSIDDAIDVTLSGSAATADSGVSSADGVVTITEAGVYRLSGSLDGRIVVAAADDAQVVLVLDDASITSGDGPAIEVQTADDVAVHLADGSQSTIVDTSAYGDDADANAAIFSEQDLTISGAGSLSVAASNDGITSEDDLAIIGGTIDVVAADEALRGKDSIQVEGGTLTLEAGGDALQSDNTDEADRGWIRVEGGTISAAAGDDGFDAATDLLISGGTISVDVAGDGLHGDVALAIADGTVTVAGSNEGLESALVQIDGGVIDVTAVDDGINGASGGGGQPGAEGEIDSGELIAITGGSLTLHTDSDGIDSNGSIEISGGEIVVWGPTTEREGALDANVDITISGGTVLAVGASGMAQAPSDTSSQPWLQGLATGEEGSTIEIRGTDGEVLATYAAESAFSNVVFSSAELSGDSATVMVDGVETEVELGVAVGASMGGPGGAADGGMGGPGGAGGMPPARP from the coding sequence ATGAACGCCGGCGACCAGACCACCACCAATACCCACATCCAGACCCAGACCCAGACCCAGACCCAGACCCAGGAGAACACCATGGAGACCAACGCCTTCCGACGACCCGCGCGCACGCGCATCCGCCGCCTCGCGCCCGTGATGGCCATCGTTGCCGGGGGAGTGCTGCTCGCCGGCTGCACCGCCGCGGGCACCGGCCTCGTGCAGGCAGCATCCGAGACCGGCTCGAGCGGCGCCACCAGCAGCACCGCATCCGCGGCCGTCAGCACCACGCTCGAGGAGCTCGCGAGCGCCAACCAGGACGGCACGGTCGTCCGGGAGGACGAGTGGTCGATCGACGACGCGATCGACGTGACGCTGAGCGGCAGCGCTGCGACCGCCGACAGCGGCGTCTCGAGCGCCGACGGCGTCGTCACCATCACGGAAGCAGGCGTCTACCGGCTCTCCGGCTCGCTCGACGGCAGGATCGTGGTCGCGGCGGCCGACGACGCGCAGGTCGTGCTCGTGCTCGACGACGCATCCATCACCTCGGGCGACGGGCCCGCGATCGAGGTGCAGACGGCCGACGACGTCGCCGTGCACCTCGCTGACGGCAGTCAGAGCACGATCGTCGACACGAGCGCCTATGGCGACGATGCGGACGCGAACGCCGCGATCTTCTCCGAGCAGGACCTGACGATCTCGGGTGCGGGATCGCTGAGCGTTGCGGCGTCGAACGACGGCATCACGAGCGAGGACGACCTGGCGATCATCGGCGGCACGATCGATGTCGTCGCGGCCGACGAGGCGCTGCGCGGCAAGGACTCCATTCAGGTCGAGGGCGGCACGCTCACGCTCGAAGCCGGCGGCGATGCGCTGCAGAGCGACAACACCGATGAGGCCGATCGCGGTTGGATCCGGGTGGAGGGCGGCACGATCTCGGCCGCGGCCGGTGACGACGGCTTCGACGCCGCCACCGACCTCCTGATCAGCGGCGGCACGATCTCGGTCGACGTCGCAGGCGACGGCCTCCACGGCGATGTCGCGCTCGCCATCGCCGACGGCACGGTCACCGTCGCGGGATCGAACGAGGGCCTCGAGTCGGCGCTCGTGCAGATCGATGGCGGCGTCATCGACGTGACCGCGGTCGACGACGGCATCAACGGCGCCTCGGGCGGCGGGGGACAGCCGGGCGCCGAAGGCGAGATCGACTCGGGCGAGCTCATCGCGATCACGGGCGGCTCCCTGACGCTGCACACCGACAGCGATGGGATCGACTCGAACGGCTCGATCGAGATCTCCGGTGGCGAGATCGTCGTGTGGGGCCCGACCACGGAGCGCGAGGGCGCGCTGGACGCGAACGTCGACATCACCATCTCCGGCGGCACCGTGCTCGCGGTGGGCGCGAGCGGCATGGCGCAGGCCCCGAGCGACACCTCCTCGCAGCCGTGGCTGCAGGGCCTCGCGACCGGCGAGGAGGGCTCGACGATCGAGATCCGCGGCACGGACGGCGAGGTGCTCGCGACCTACGCGGCGGAGAGCGCGTTCTCGAACGTCGTCTTCTCGAGCGCCGAGCTCTCCGGCGACAGCGCGACCGTGATGGTCGACGGGGTCGAGACCGAGGTCGAGCTCGGTGTCGCGGTCGGCGCCAGCATGGGCGGACCCGGCGGGGCAGCGGACGGCGGCATGGGCGGTCCCGGCGGCGCAGGCGGCATGCCGCCGGCACGACCCTAG